A DNA window from Eretmochelys imbricata isolate rEreImb1 chromosome 3, rEreImb1.hap1, whole genome shotgun sequence contains the following coding sequences:
- the RIPPLY2 gene encoding protein ripply2 has protein sequence MESAHICCCPPLHGFSSRGCSKGQHGAGEFWRPWIPAQSDAERQLRRNQSVLYSPYGMSEASGKLTQYTHPVRLFWPKSRCYDYLYQEAEALLKNFPVQATISFYEDSDSEDDNVELEQDSGIESDC, from the exons ATGGAGAGCGCACACATCTGCTGCTGCCCTCCACTTCACGGGTTTAGCTCCCGGGGATGTTCCAAAGGACAACACGG GGCCGGGGAATTCTGGAGGCCTTGGATCCCCGCCCAAAGCGATGCAGAGAGACAGCTGAGAAGAAATCAAAGCGTG CTGTATAGCCCATATGGGATGTCAGAAGCCTCAGGAAAACTTACCCAATATACACATCCAGTTAG ACTATTTTGGCCCAAGTCAAGGTGCTATGATTACTTATATCAAGAAGCtgaagcacttctgaaaaacttCCCAGTTCAAGCCACAATTTCCTTTTATGAAGACTCAGATAGTGAAGATGACAATGTTGAACTGGAACAAG